From one Pristis pectinata isolate sPriPec2 chromosome 12, sPriPec2.1.pri, whole genome shotgun sequence genomic stretch:
- the emx2 gene encoding homeobox protein EMX2, whose protein sequence is MFQPTPKRCFTIESLVAKDSPLPASRSEEPIRPAALSYANSSPVNPFLNGFHTSGRAIYSNPELVFADAVSHQTNTAVPVHPVPPHALAAHPLQSSHSPHPLFASQQRDPSSFYPWLIHRYRYLGHRFQGNETSPESFLLHNALARKPKRIRTAFSPSQLLRLEHAFEKNHYVVGAERKQLAHSLSLTETQVKVWFQNRRTKFKRQKLEEEGTDAQQKKKGTHHVNRWRLATKQASPEEIDVTSDD, encoded by the exons ATGTTCCAGCCAACACCTAAGCGGTGTTTTACCATTGAATCTCTAGTAGCCAAGGATAGTCCACTGCCTGCATCGAGATCAGAGGAACCTATAAGGCCAGCCGCTCTCAGCTATGCGAACTCTAGCCCCGTGAATCCATTCCTGAACGGCTTTCATACCAGCGGCAGAGCAATCTACTCCAATCCGGAGCTGGTGTTCGCTGACGCGGTCTCTCACCAAACCAACACGGCGGTACCGGTTCACCCAGTCCCTCCACATGCTTTAGCAGCTCACCCTCTGCAGTCGTCCCATTCTCCACATCCCTTATTTGCATCGCAACAAAGAGACCCTTCGAGTTTCTATCCATGGCTAATACACAGGTACAGATATCTGGGACACAGGTTTCAAG GAAACGAGACAAGCCCGGAGAGCTTTTTATTGCACAATGCACTCGCCAGAAAGCCCAAACGCATCCGAACGGCCTTCTCGCCGTCTCAGCTGCTGAGACTGGAGCACGCCTTTGAGAAAAATCACTATGTGGTGGGAGCAGAACGGAAACAACTGGCCCACAGTCTCAGTTTAACAGAAACTCAG GTAAAAGTATGGTTCCAGAACAGAAGAACGAAATTTAAACGGCAGAAGTTGGAAGAGGAGGGGACAGATGCACAGCAGAAGAAAAAGGGGACCCACCATGTCAATCGATGGAGACTTGCGACCAAACAGGCGAGTCCTGAGGAGATCGATGTCACCTCGGACGAttag